Proteins from a genomic interval of Pristis pectinata isolate sPriPec2 chromosome 9, sPriPec2.1.pri, whole genome shotgun sequence:
- the LOC127574349 gene encoding kinesin-like protein KIF9 — MDGSNPSKGLLTAKNSGAVTMGTVSKVSLARPGSFLNVTGETEEGGQRDEIPATFNMGSKNMGVKVFVRIRTTANFAADMIECSPDNETIKIHTRRDQRKEVANNQHCDWLFKVDEILHDVPQDVVYDAVAKKAVSSTINGFSST, encoded by the exons ATGGACGGATCGAATCCATCGAAGGGCCTACTTACGGCAAAGAACTCTGGCGCTGTTACCATGGGTACAGTTTCCAAGGTGTCACTGGCCCGGCCTGGGAGCTTTCTGAATGTGACGGGAGAGACGGAGGAAGGAGGGCAGAGAGACGAGATACCGGCGACA TTTAACATGGGCAGCAAAAATATGGGTGTGAAGGTGTTTGTAAGAATCAGGACAACAGCTAATTTTGCAGCAGATATGATTGAGTGCTCCCCTGACAATGAA ACAATAAAAATTCACACCAGACGGGACCAGCGTAAGGAGGTAGCCAACAACCAACATTGCGATTGGTTATTCAAAGTAGATGAGATTCTCCATGATGTTCCACAGGATGTTGTGTATGATGCCGTTGCAAAGAAAGCAGTCTCCAGCACAATAAATGGCTTCAGTAGTACGTAG